Genomic DNA from Lutibacter sp. A80:
TAACACCTGGGCGTTATGTAGGTATTCCTGATGAAGAAGATGATGGTATTCCTTTTGAAACCAAAATGGCAGATTTAACCACTACTTTAAAAGAGCAAATGGAGAAAGAAGAAGCCTTGAATGAAGAAATTAAACAGCAACTTGCTAATATTGGACTGGAGTTATGATTGAATGGGAAAAAGTTTCTTTAGGTGAAGTTGCAAAAGTACAAACAGGACCTTTTGGAAGCCAACTTAAAAATGAACAATATGTGACTGGAGGAACTCCTGTAATTACAGTTGAGCACATTGATGATTTTAAAATTAAGGATTTTGATTATCCAAGTGTTACAAATGAAGATAGGGATAGATTGTCAAAATATTTATTAAAAGAAGGAGATATTGTTTTTACTCGTGTAGGTTCTGTTGAACTAAGTGCTTATGTTTCTAAAAATCAAGATGGATGGATGTTTTCATCTAGAATGCTATCAGTAAGACCAATAAAAAAAGTAGACTCTAAATATTTAAGTTATTTTTTTAGGCAACCTTCATTTAGAAAATACATTTTTAAAATTTCAGTTGGAGCTACGATGCCTTCAATAAATACTAGTATTTTAAAAAGTATTCCTATTTCATACCCACCACTCCCAGAACAAAAAGCTATAGCCAATGTATTAACAGCTTTTGATGATAAAATAGAGTTACTACAACAACAAAACCAAACATTAGAAAGCCTAGCACAAACTATTTTTAAAGAATGGTTTGGTAAATATCAAATAGGTGATGATTTACCTGAAGGTTGGAGAGTTGGGAAGATTGAAGATTTAACAATTAGGATGAGTTCTGGTGGGACACCTTCTACAAAAAGAAGTGATTTTTATGGAGATGAAATTTTTTGGTTTTCGACAAAAGAACTACAAGATAATTTTTTATTGGGTTGTGATAAAAAAATATCCCAATTAGGGTTAGATAATTCATCAGCTAAATTATTTCCAAAACATACTGTTTTGATGGCAATTTATGCAGCTCCTACGGTTGGTAGATTGGGTATCCTAACAAAAGAAGCTAGTTTTAATCAGGCAGCAGTTGGTTTAGTTGCTGATGAGTTGTTCGGTTTTGAATTTGTTTATCTGTTATTAAAGTCATTGAGAGTAGAGCTTAATAATTTATCTAATGGAGCTGCTCAACAAAATCTAAATGTAGGACTAGTTAAAAACTATAAAATTTCAATTCCCCCCAAAGTTTTATTGAAACAATTTAGAAGTGTAATAACACCTTTATTTAATAAAATGGAAATTAATACACAGCAAATCCAATCTTTAACCAAAACACGAGATACCTTATTGCCAAAATTAATGAGTGGGCAGGTGAGGGTTAAAATGTAGAAATAAGCTATGAAAATAATATCACCAAAATATAAGATGCAGTTAGTTCCAAAAGTTTTTGAGGCTATTAAATGTGAATGGGATAACAGTTATACAGATATGGAGATTTATCTTCGACATTGGCACGTTGTTTACCCAGAAAATGTAGATGGTATTGAAGAAAATTTTTATTTTCAAAACAATGAATTTGACTCTATTGATTTTAAACGTACACTTCATAGTATGCCAGATGATATTTTACTAAAAATAGCTATTGAAATGGGTGTGGATACACCAGGTTTTATTCCATCTTTTCCTACTTTTAAAAACGAGTTAAAGAGTCATTATTATACAGCTTATGAATCGTTTGAAAAAGCAGTAAAAAGTATTGAAGAAGACCCAGATTTAGCAGTGGGTATGGCAAACTCAACGCTTGAAAGTATTGTGAAACATATTTTAGAAGATAAAGCTTTTAATTCTAAACCTAAAGGTGGTTTGGAAACCCTTATGAAAGCTATTTTAAAAGAGTTTTCAATGTCTTCAAATGGGAAGGAAAAGGAGATTACAGAAATAAATAAAATAGCTAGTTCACTTATTAATGTTAGTCAAAACATCGAAGGTTTAAGAAGTAACAAAACTACTTTACACGGAAAAACAAAAGATGATTATGTGCTAAATGATTCTTTATATGCCTATTTTATTGTTAATAGCGTTACAACTGTTGGAATGTTTTTAAAGGATTTTTATGAAACTAAGTATAAGGTTAATATCGTAGAAGAAGAACCTGATGATTTACCATTTTAATTAGTAAAATATGAACATAGGTGAAACATATATTGGTAAATGGTGGCTTCCTTCAGAAGAAGAAAGCGAGTTTCAAGGTGTTTTAACAGTTGAATCTAACGGTGATTTTGTATTAAACTTTTTAAAGGATTCAACGTCAATTAATTTTGAAAAGAAATATAGAAATCAAACTGAATTTTCTGCGATTGTTGGTATAGCAAAAGAGAATAAAACAGGCAAAGAATTCAGCTTTAAATTATTGAATGCTTATATAACCTATAGCTCAATTAGTCGTTTATCAAATTTCAAGATAAAAACATATTCAGTTTTAAGGTCAAAAAGTAGTGAGTTTAGTACTGATTTGAAGTTTGATAAATTATCTTTAAGGACTGATCTAATTGATGATTGGTTTAATATATATGGATATGATTTTTCTATCCAGTACCAAAAAAAACAAAACTTTAAATTACAATATTTACAACCTGACCCAATTAAGCTTTACACTTCAAATGTTTTTGATATTGAAGCATTTTTTTCAGTTGGTCATAATTTAACTTTTGATTCAGAATTTACATCAAAACAATTAGTATTTCTCAATTTATATTTTCATAAACCTAAATCATTTGAAGAACTAAAAACAAATATTAGAAAAATACGAGATTTTTTTACATTAGCTAATGGAGCACCAATAAATATTCATAAAACTGTTTTTACAAAAGAGGTTGAAGGTAAAAAGAATCCTAATTTCAACTTTGATTTTTATCAAAAAAGTAGATTTAAAAATAAAATTCCAACATATTTACAAGCTAGAAGAATGTTAATTAATTATGATTTAATTAAAAACTCTTCACAAGATGTTTTTTTAAATTGGTTTGAAAAATATGATAAGTTGAAATTTTTAATGAATAATTATTTTGGTTCATTATATAATGAATATAAATATACTGAAGATAAATTTTTAGATTTTATATTTTCAATTGAGGTATACCATAGAGGTAAATATGGAGGTTTTAATTTTAAAAATGATGCATATTTAAAGATAAGAAGCAGAATTTTAAACTGTATTGATAATAGTAGTGATAAACAGTGGCTTGAAGCAAGGTTGAAAGATTATACTGAAAATACTTTACAGTCAAGGTTAAAGCATATTTTAGAGATTAACGAATTAAGTTTAGATGGGCTTATTGAAAATAAAGAAGAATTTTTAAAACAAGTTGTTGAAACTCGCCATTATCACGTGCATAGTTTTGTTAAGAACGAAGAGTTTGTAGTAAGGGATGTGGTTGTTTTAAGCCAAATTACTAGAAAATTAGGAATTATTATCCAAGCTGTTTTATTGAGTGAATTAGGTTTTGAACAAGATGTAATTAATAAAAGGCTTAAGAAAAATAGTCCAATTGATTTTAATTAAAAATGAGCCTCCTTAATTAAGCCAGAAAGTTTGAATACTTAGAACTTAATGAAAGGAAATATTAGGGTTAAAATGTAAAAAAATATGAAAAACGTACAAAAACCAGAAAAAATACATTTAGGAAAACTTATTAAAGAAATAGGCAAAGGGAGATTTGTAATACCCGATTTTCAACGTGAATTTGATTGGGAGCCTTGGGATGTTCGAGACCTTATAAAATCAATTTTTTCAGATTATTATATTGGAACTTTGTTACTTTGGGAAGGAAATAAAGAAACTTACAAAAAAATGGGCTGTGCTAATTTATATGCTTACAATAAAGAAGCAGACCCAGAATACATTGTATTAGATGGGCAACAACGTCTATCTGCGCTGCATTATGCATTTTTTCAACCAGATGTGAAATTTAGAAAAAGAAAAAGTAGAATTTATTATTTCTTAAAGGTAAATGAGTTTTTAAACGAGAATTATGAAGAAATGATATTTTACTACCAATCAACTAGGTATTATGATGATTTGGTTAATGATAGAGAGATGCAATTTGAAGAACATATTTTCAATTTTGGTATAATGCAAGAAGGTTCTTGGGAAATTGAAAATTGGATAAAAGGCTATAAGAATTATTGGGAAATTAAAGCTGAAGAGGAATTAGATGAAGAATTAAAAAGCGAGTATAATGTATACGTTAAAAATGCTAAAAATCTTAAGGATTCGTTTGAAGATATTTTAGATAATTACCAAGTAAGTTATATTTCTTTATCCAAAGAACTTGAACTTAACAAAGTATGTGACATATTTACACATATAAATTCAAAAGGAAAACCGTTAGATACCTTTGATTTGCTCAATTCTATCACTCGTAAAGAAGATATTTATCTTAAAGATATGTATAGAGAGGCTTCTAAAGAAATTGACGATATTAGTTTTCCA
This window encodes:
- a CDS encoding HEPN domain-containing protein — encoded protein: MNIGETYIGKWWLPSEEESEFQGVLTVESNGDFVLNFLKDSTSINFEKKYRNQTEFSAIVGIAKENKTGKEFSFKLLNAYITYSSISRLSNFKIKTYSVLRSKSSEFSTDLKFDKLSLRTDLIDDWFNIYGYDFSIQYQKKQNFKLQYLQPDPIKLYTSNVFDIEAFFSVGHNLTFDSEFTSKQLVFLNLYFHKPKSFEELKTNIRKIRDFFTLANGAPINIHKTVFTKEVEGKKNPNFNFDFYQKSRFKNKIPTYLQARRMLINYDLIKNSSQDVFLNWFEKYDKLKFLMNNYFGSLYNEYKYTEDKFLDFIFSIEVYHRGKYGGFNFKNDAYLKIRSRILNCIDNSSDKQWLEARLKDYTENTLQSRLKHILEINELSLDGLIENKEEFLKQVVETRHYHVHSFVKNEEFVVRDVVVLSQITRKLGIIIQAVLLSELGFEQDVINKRLKKNSPIDFN
- a CDS encoding restriction endonuclease subunit S — translated: MIEWEKVSLGEVAKVQTGPFGSQLKNEQYVTGGTPVITVEHIDDFKIKDFDYPSVTNEDRDRLSKYLLKEGDIVFTRVGSVELSAYVSKNQDGWMFSSRMLSVRPIKKVDSKYLSYFFRQPSFRKYIFKISVGATMPSINTSILKSIPISYPPLPEQKAIANVLTAFDDKIELLQQQNQTLESLAQTIFKEWFGKYQIGDDLPEGWRVGKIEDLTIRMSSGGTPSTKRSDFYGDEIFWFSTKELQDNFLLGCDKKISQLGLDNSSAKLFPKHTVLMAIYAAPTVGRLGILTKEASFNQAAVGLVADELFGFEFVYLLLKSLRVELNNLSNGAAQQNLNVGLVKNYKISIPPKVLLKQFRSVITPLFNKMEINTQQIQSLTKTRDTLLPKLMSGQVRVKM
- a CDS encoding abortive infection family protein, with protein sequence MKIISPKYKMQLVPKVFEAIKCEWDNSYTDMEIYLRHWHVVYPENVDGIEENFYFQNNEFDSIDFKRTLHSMPDDILLKIAIEMGVDTPGFIPSFPTFKNELKSHYYTAYESFEKAVKSIEEDPDLAVGMANSTLESIVKHILEDKAFNSKPKGGLETLMKAILKEFSMSSNGKEKEITEINKIASSLINVSQNIEGLRSNKTTLHGKTKDDYVLNDSLYAYFIVNSVTTVGMFLKDFYETKYKVNIVEEEPDDLPF